From a region of the Armatimonas rosea genome:
- a CDS encoding M20/M25/M40 family metallo-hydrolase, whose translation MKKLQRPLGILALLALITAFVLWMQEPPSPVAASAPTHVFSAERAMVHVRQIARAPHPPGTPEHDRVRDYLVAELTKLGFQTTVQRRLAHRDEHDGALRMASVENIVAERPGTAPTGTLLLAAHYDSHLSGPGAGDDAAGVAALLEAMRALGSGASKNTLRVLLTDAEELGLLGAQGYVDSLAEKPETSPTLVLNFEARGGGGPVFMFETSEGNLPLIREFATTCPSPHASSLMYALYKTLPNDTDLTVFKKAGMAGLNFAFVGRWQSYHSALDTPENLDQRSLQQHGASALALSKRFLTADLAALTKPDQGEALYFDLLGRLELTYPASLTWPLMLVAIALFVGLLWRNKKEADAPKAFFTGLGMGLGTLVTGALIATLVGFAVGPFRLSVPNRDPYGVRWFEATLLVATLAFVWLEWGPVLRRFTGKLLALGALFWWVVALLATSALLPGATYLFLWPLVFALAALALDKPWLAAVPLLVFLAPVWHSLALLLGFGLPPFLGVLAAFGLLPLLPLIQETTKPLLLLPSLTLLLVGLLCFGVGTQQTGPRTSALLYREDTDTSKAEWVSLQKPNAWTKSVLGENPASTMLDDFPAFSAPTPSLKLPTPTVTRDGQSITITLPERATELMLRFDSPTSLELEGKKLPTLTNLRWFGPPKTATLSVEGPPAGMLIVDMVLPGLPPNAPPRPAGWIPVSVDSGTDVRIVRRSVRL comes from the coding sequence ATGAAAAAGCTCCAGCGGCCCTTGGGTATCTTGGCTCTGCTTGCACTGATCACGGCGTTTGTGCTGTGGATGCAGGAGCCACCTTCACCCGTGGCGGCGAGTGCCCCCACCCATGTGTTCTCTGCAGAGCGGGCGATGGTGCACGTTCGCCAGATCGCGCGGGCACCGCACCCGCCGGGGACCCCGGAGCACGACCGGGTGCGGGACTACCTGGTGGCGGAGCTGACCAAGCTCGGCTTTCAAACGACGGTCCAAAGACGCCTCGCGCACCGGGACGAGCACGACGGGGCGCTTCGCATGGCGAGTGTCGAGAACATTGTCGCGGAGAGACCCGGCACGGCCCCGACTGGCACGCTACTCCTCGCTGCGCACTACGACTCGCACCTCAGTGGCCCCGGCGCGGGCGACGATGCCGCCGGGGTCGCAGCGCTGCTGGAGGCGATGCGGGCGCTTGGGTCGGGGGCTTCTAAAAATACCCTCCGTGTGCTCCTCACCGATGCGGAGGAGCTCGGCCTGCTCGGGGCGCAGGGCTATGTAGACAGCCTCGCGGAGAAACCCGAGACCTCCCCAACGCTTGTGCTGAACTTCGAGGCACGTGGCGGCGGTGGCCCCGTCTTCATGTTCGAGACCAGCGAGGGCAACCTGCCGCTCATCCGTGAGTTCGCTACCACCTGCCCCAGCCCCCATGCGTCGTCGCTGATGTACGCGCTCTATAAAACCCTGCCCAACGACACGGACCTGACGGTGTTTAAGAAGGCGGGGATGGCGGGCCTGAACTTCGCCTTTGTGGGGCGCTGGCAGAGCTACCACTCGGCGCTGGACACGCCCGAGAACCTGGACCAGCGCAGCCTTCAGCAGCACGGTGCCAGTGCGCTGGCCCTGAGCAAGCGCTTTCTCACCGCCGATCTGGCCGCACTGACCAAGCCCGACCAAGGTGAGGCGCTCTACTTCGATCTGCTGGGCCGGCTTGAGCTGACCTATCCCGCCAGCCTCACGTGGCCGCTCATGCTAGTTGCCATCGCACTCTTCGTCGGTCTGCTCTGGCGCAACAAAAAAGAAGCAGACGCACCAAAGGCATTCTTTACAGGCCTTGGCATGGGGCTCGGAACTCTCGTCACCGGCGCATTGATCGCCACCCTGGTGGGCTTTGCCGTTGGCCCCTTCCGCCTGTCCGTCCCCAACCGCGATCCGTACGGTGTCCGCTGGTTCGAGGCGACGCTCCTGGTGGCAACACTGGCCTTTGTCTGGCTGGAGTGGGGGCCGGTGCTGCGACGCTTTACAGGCAAGCTACTCGCACTCGGGGCGCTTTTCTGGTGGGTCGTGGCCCTCCTCGCCACCTCCGCTCTCCTCCCCGGCGCGACCTATCTCTTCCTCTGGCCGCTGGTCTTCGCGCTCGCCGCCCTCGCCCTCGACAAGCCCTGGCTCGCCGCCGTGCCACTCCTAGTGTTTCTTGCGCCCGTCTGGCATAGCCTCGCACTGCTCCTGGGCTTCGGGCTCCCGCCGTTCTTGGGTGTACTCGCCGCCTTTGGCCTGCTCCCACTCCTGCCCCTCATCCAGGAGACCACCAAGCCCCTCTTGCTCCTGCCGTCGCTGACGCTTCTCCTCGTGGGCCTGCTATGCTTTGGAGTCGGCACGCAACAGACGGGCCCACGCACCAGCGCCCTGCTCTACCGGGAAGACACCGATACGAGCAAGGCAGAGTGGGTGAGCCTGCAAAAGCCCAATGCCTGGACAAAATCCGTGCTCGGCGAGAATCCTGCGTCGACAATGCTCGACGACTTCCCCGCCTTTTCCGCACCCACACCAAGCCTCAAGCTCCCCACTCCAACCGTCACGCGCGATGGCCAAAGCATCACGATCACGCTCCCGGAACGCGCCACAGAGCTGATGCTGCGCTTCGATAGCCCCACCTCACTCGAACTGGAAGGCAAGAAGCTCCCCACGCTCACCAACCTGCGCTGGTTTGGGCCCCCAAAGACGGCGACTCTCTCCGTGGAAGGGCCGCCCGCAGGGATGCTGATCGTGGATATGGTGCTCCCTGGCTTGCCACCAAACGCTCCACCGCGCCCCGCCGGCTGGATTCCTGTGTCGGTGGACTCGGGCACGGATGTGCGCATTGTGCGACGAAGTGTGCGGCTGTGA
- a CDS encoding SMI1/KNR4 family protein, with protein sequence MPGDLDMLSIFEQLLTDLEPHGLSRSHLNPGLTAPPDTPVPPELLALHQRYDGMSNEAFYGFRLYGLYHWYPLATLIQLYHHDISRRDLCPADPDLLESPVPASALFPFLYDDSYCYCIAMDGNNRGKIYHLDEEGTISEEATSLTEFLHLQREELKNRSHPLF encoded by the coding sequence ATGCCTGGTGATCTCGACATGCTCTCTATTTTCGAGCAGCTTCTCACCGACCTAGAGCCCCACGGCCTCTCACGAAGCCACCTCAATCCGGGACTCACCGCACCACCAGACACGCCCGTCCCTCCCGAGCTTCTGGCACTCCACCAACGCTACGACGGCATGAGCAACGAGGCGTTCTATGGCTTTCGCCTCTATGGTCTCTATCACTGGTACCCACTGGCAACTCTCATACAGCTTTATCATCACGATATCTCCCGACGTGATCTCTGCCCTGCCGATCCCGACCTACTTGAATCCCCAGTCCCGGCATCCGCACTCTTTCCCTTTCTTTATGACGACAGCTACTGCTACTGCATTGCAATGGACGGCAATAACAGAGGCAAAATCTATCACCTTGACGAAGAAGGCACGATCTCTGAGGAAGCCACTTCACTGACCGAATTCCTCCATTTGCAGAGAGAAGAGCTAAAAAATCGTAGCCATCCCCTTTTTTGA
- a CDS encoding SDR family NAD(P)-dependent oxidoreductase, which produces MPFTDDELETTLRVLQEIAEDPSVMDAHERFKGLVAKIHREGKRGQRQSQRETAREQSWAAQAQTGLVRQQQQINEPRLLGEGSAVLAKAQPCYICKQSYTQLHHFYHRLCPTCAAKSWEKRHQSVDLTGRFALVTGGRIKIGYQLALRLLRDGASVTVTTRFPRDAAERFAQEPDVALWRERLTLEGLDLRNLPGVEAFADALNARLPHLDILVNNAAQTVKRPRAFYQELIAKESAPWLLEAQSGYTGNLPGVERYFPAGERDYDGQPLDKRPTNSWALSLHEVSTLELLEVQLVNATAPFVLTGRLKPALLRSPHARRFVVQASAMEGQFNRASKTERHPHTNMAKAALNMLVRTSAQEWAREGIYMNAVDTGWITDENPYPKATHLRDDKNFYTPLDSVDGMARLYDPIAQGLTSPDEPRFGHFLKDFEPYAW; this is translated from the coding sequence ATGCCCTTTACCGATGACGAGCTAGAGACCACGCTACGCGTACTGCAAGAGATCGCCGAGGACCCGTCGGTGATGGATGCGCACGAGCGCTTCAAGGGATTGGTCGCCAAGATCCACCGCGAGGGCAAGCGGGGGCAGCGGCAGTCGCAACGAGAAACAGCGCGGGAGCAGTCGTGGGCGGCGCAGGCGCAGACGGGGCTCGTGCGCCAGCAGCAGCAAATCAACGAGCCGCGCTTGCTGGGTGAGGGCAGTGCTGTGCTGGCCAAGGCGCAGCCGTGCTACATCTGCAAGCAGTCCTACACCCAGCTCCATCATTTCTACCACCGCCTCTGCCCGACCTGCGCCGCCAAGAGCTGGGAGAAGCGCCACCAGAGTGTCGATTTGACAGGGCGTTTTGCCCTCGTGACCGGCGGGCGCATCAAGATTGGCTACCAGCTCGCCCTGCGACTACTGCGCGACGGTGCCAGCGTGACTGTCACCACCCGCTTTCCCCGCGATGCCGCCGAGCGCTTCGCCCAAGAGCCCGATGTGGCGCTCTGGCGGGAGCGGCTGACCCTGGAGGGGCTGGACCTGCGCAACCTGCCCGGTGTCGAGGCCTTCGCGGATGCCCTCAACGCCCGCCTGCCACACCTGGATATCCTGGTCAACAACGCCGCCCAGACCGTCAAGCGCCCACGCGCGTTCTACCAGGAGCTGATCGCCAAAGAGAGCGCCCCCTGGCTCTTGGAGGCGCAGAGCGGCTACACCGGAAACCTCCCCGGAGTCGAGCGCTACTTCCCCGCCGGGGAGCGGGACTACGACGGCCAGCCGCTGGACAAGCGCCCGACCAACTCCTGGGCACTGAGCCTGCATGAAGTGAGCACGCTGGAGCTCTTGGAGGTGCAGCTTGTCAATGCCACCGCGCCCTTTGTGCTCACCGGCCGCCTCAAGCCCGCCCTCCTGCGCTCGCCGCACGCACGGCGCTTTGTGGTCCAGGCATCGGCAATGGAGGGGCAGTTCAACCGCGCCAGCAAGACCGAGCGGCACCCGCACACCAACATGGCAAAGGCGGCGCTCAATATGCTGGTTCGCACGAGCGCACAGGAGTGGGCACGCGAGGGCATCTACATGAACGCGGTCGATACCGGCTGGATCACCGACGAAAACCCCTACCCGAAGGCGACCCACCTGCGCGACGATAAAAACTTCTATACGCCGCTGGACTCGGTGGACGGCATGGCGCGCCTCTACGATCCTATCGCGCAGGGCCTGACCTCCCCCGACGAGCCCCGCTTTGGGCACTTCCTCAAGGACTTTGAACCCTATGCCTGGTGA
- a CDS encoding glycoside hydrolase family 16 protein, producing the protein MRVFGAIALTLLASVSFAQRPAQGPVSTVPFVPEKAGYALVWEDEFEGSKLDSTKWKVRGVGPRALAYVSEEAVEVKDGYLWLWAKKKGEQLLGSAVGTEGLFSSRYGYYECRAQVQKSPGVWAAFWIQSTEIAKGEDPAVFGAEIDIMECFRKLGTDIVSHNVHWAYGPNQKTTRGMQSYLKGVGTGFHTFGLEWTPEKYVFYVDGLKFYEVTQGISQIKEYLILSMEYPSNPADMTRTLYPDAFVVDYVRVWQKKP; encoded by the coding sequence ATGAGAGTTTTCGGAGCGATTGCGCTGACATTGCTTGCTTCGGTGAGCTTTGCCCAGCGGCCCGCGCAGGGGCCGGTCTCGACCGTGCCGTTTGTGCCAGAGAAGGCGGGTTATGCGCTGGTCTGGGAGGATGAGTTTGAGGGAAGCAAGCTCGATTCCACCAAGTGGAAGGTGCGGGGTGTGGGGCCACGAGCGCTGGCATATGTCTCGGAGGAGGCGGTGGAGGTCAAGGACGGCTACCTCTGGCTCTGGGCGAAGAAGAAGGGCGAGCAGCTACTGGGGAGCGCGGTGGGGACAGAGGGGCTTTTTTCCTCCCGCTACGGCTACTACGAGTGCCGGGCGCAGGTGCAGAAGTCGCCGGGGGTGTGGGCGGCGTTCTGGATTCAGTCCACCGAGATCGCCAAGGGGGAGGACCCGGCGGTCTTTGGGGCGGAGATCGACATCATGGAGTGCTTCCGCAAGCTGGGCACCGATATTGTCTCCCACAATGTCCACTGGGCGTATGGCCCCAACCAGAAGACCACGCGCGGGATGCAGAGCTACCTCAAGGGAGTCGGGACGGGCTTTCACACCTTTGGGCTGGAGTGGACCCCGGAGAAGTATGTTTTTTATGTGGATGGCCTGAAGTTCTACGAGGTGACCCAGGGCATCTCCCAGATCAAGGAGTATCTGATCCTGAGCATGGAGTACCCCAGCAACCCCGCCGACATGACCCGCACCCTCTACCCCGATGCCTTTGTCGTGGACTACGTCCGGGTCTGGCAGAAGAAGCCGTAG